A stretch of DNA from Candidatus Paceibacterota bacterium:
AAATCAATCCCACATTCTGGCCCTCTGGAGTCTGAATGGGGCAAATTCTTCCATAATGACTTGGCTGAACGTCTCTGACGTCAAACCTTGCTCTTTCTCTTGTAAGGCCCCCAGGTCCCATGGCAGACAACCTTCTTTTGTGTTCAAGCTCTGCAAGGGGATTCTGATTATCCATAAACTGGGAAAGCTGGGATAATGTGAAAAATTCTTTTATCTGGGAAGAAAAAGGCCTTGTGTTGATAATACTTCTTGGCTCCGCCTCTTCAATGTCCACGGTAGACATCCTGTCTTTTATATTCCTTTCCATTCTCAACATACCGACTCTTAATCTTGACTCTAAAAGCTCTGCCATTGTCCTTATTCTTCTGTTGCCTAAATGATCAATGTTGTCTGGCTGGGCTTCGGGGTTTTTATTAAGTTTTATAATTTCTTTTAGCGTTAAAATAATATCTTCCTTACCAAGTAGCAAGTCTTTCTCTTCGATTTTTTCTTTATTTTCAACACCAAGTCTTTGCCTTGTTCTCCATCTCCCAACCTCTGATAAATCATATCGCTGAGAATTAAAGAAAACGCCCTTTAAATAACTTTTGGCGTTTTCTAATGTTGCAAGGTCCCCAGGACGCAAGTGACTATAAATTTCAACAATTGCCTCGTCTCTGTTTTTAGTAAAATCTTTTTTTAGTGTTTCTTCAATATAATCAACTGGAGCCCCGGCTACGTCCTTGTCAAAAGTATTTTTAATTTCATCGCTCCCTTCAAGTCCGAAAAATCTAAGAAGGGCGGTTGCAGCAACTCTTCTTCTTCTGTCAATTTTTACCCAAATTATTCCATTGTGATCCGTTTCAAACTCAAGCCAAGCACCCCTGTTTGGAATGATTTTTGCTCCAAAGAATTTCTGTCCGTAATAATAATTTACATTGAAAAAAACTCCCGGAGAGCGTATAAGCTGGGAAACTAAAACCCTTTCGACTCCGTTTAAAACAAAAGTTCCCCTGTCTGTAATAAGAGGAAAATCACAAAAATAAACCTCTCCTTCTCTTTCTTCGCCTAAACTTTCTATCTTAAGAGAGCACCTAACCTTAAGGGGCGCTTCAAAGGAAAGATTATTTTCTTTTGCTTCATGGTCCGAGAGCTTTGGTTTTTCAAATTTAAAATCTTTAAAATAAAGTTTATATTCTTTTTCGCTATAATCTTTAATTGGCGAGAACTCCTCAAAAAGTTTTTTTAATTTCTGGTCAATAAAATCCTTGTAAGCACTAATTTGAAATTCTACAAGGTCGGGATATTTTAATTTAAATGAATATTTACCAAAGTTTTTCTTTTTCATGAGAGAAGACTTTTTGTTTTATTTATAATGAAATTTTCTTTATTGATATATCAAAAAAAACT
This window harbors:
- a CDS encoding DNA-directed RNA polymerase subunit beta — protein: MKKKNFGKYSFKLKYPDLVEFQISAYKDFIDQKLKKLFEEFSPIKDYSEKEYKLYFKDFKFEKPKLSDHEAKENNLSFEAPLKVRCSLKIESLGEEREGEVYFCDFPLITDRGTFVLNGVERVLVSQLIRSPGVFFNVNYYYGQKFFGAKIIPNRGAWLEFETDHNGIIWVKIDRRRRVAATALLRFFGLEGSDEIKNTFDKDVAGAPVDYIEETLKKDFTKNRDEAIVEIYSHLRPGDLATLENAKSYLKGVFFNSQRYDLSEVGRWRTRQRLGVENKEKIEEKDLLLGKEDIILTLKEIIKLNKNPEAQPDNIDHLGNRRIRTMAELLESRLRVGMLRMERNIKDRMSTVDIEEAEPRSIINTRPFSSQIKEFFTLSQLSQFMDNQNPLAELEHKRRLSAMGPGGLTRERARFDVRDVQPSHYGRICPIQTPEGQNVGLISHLALFSRINSLGFLETPYFKVEKGRVTNKTVFLNAYEEEKYVIAPATTPHDENGNITEKLIEARVDGQPGVIEAKKVDFMDVSPQQILSTATSMIPFLEHDDANRALMGSNMQRQAVPCLRPEPPLVATGVEAKVARDSGQIIIAQEDGKVKEVDASRIVVKEKKQEREYKLLNYVRSNQYT